A window of Paenibacillus sp. 19GGS1-52 contains these coding sequences:
- a CDS encoding Crp/Fnr family transcriptional regulator — protein MTVSSCQHSKEPCTRKVPIFASLSDEDLAKVSAMIKHKKFSKGQALILEEQPSDTLYIIQQGQVKLLKITPQGKDQILHILSTGDFFGELNIFNSDELSNFSAYALKNTDICMLTKDDMERLIQENPDIALKLLKTITKRLAHTENLAQSLATKDPEIRIAYMILELGHKYGKQGKEQVKVKLPLSREEMANYVGVTRETISRKFSKFEQMGVIEINGQREITIRDMQKLHEYID, from the coding sequence ATGACAGTAAGTTCCTGCCAGCATTCCAAGGAACCGTGCACCCGCAAGGTTCCGATCTTTGCTTCGTTATCTGATGAGGACTTGGCCAAGGTTAGCGCGATGATCAAGCATAAGAAATTCAGCAAAGGACAAGCATTGATATTGGAGGAGCAGCCTTCAGATACGTTATATATCATTCAGCAAGGACAAGTTAAGCTGCTGAAAATTACACCACAAGGCAAGGATCAGATCCTGCATATCCTCTCGACAGGTGATTTTTTTGGCGAATTGAATATCTTTAATAGTGATGAATTAAGTAACTTCAGTGCCTATGCACTTAAAAATACAGATATCTGCATGCTGACCAAAGACGATATGGAGCGACTTATTCAGGAGAATCCGGACATTGCTTTGAAGCTGCTTAAGACGATTACGAAAAGACTGGCTCACACCGAGAATTTAGCACAAAGTCTGGCTACTAAGGACCCAGAAATCCGCATCGCTTATATGATTCTGGAGCTTGGGCATAAATACGGCAAACAGGGCAAGGAACAGGTTAAGGTAAAGCTTCCTTTGTCGCGTGAAGAAATGGCCAATTACGTCGGTGTAACTCGCGAAACCATCAGTCGGAAGTTTAGTAAATTTGAGCAGATGGGTGTAATTGAGATCAATGGCCAACGAGAAATTACGATCCGCGATATGCAGAAGCTGCACGAATATATCGATTGA
- a CDS encoding V4R domain-containing protein, with the protein MDHFTFADMKKIKRENLGDVVPLELFRTIRLIGLYQALPANGKATTVTIGRKIGEELGVTTVTELFELFENLKIGIPTILSEDEKGMTVAVHDCFCEGLPVMEGKMVCDLEGAIMEGALTKMRGKRVSVKEVKCNVHGDDYCEYQVRY; encoded by the coding sequence ATGGACCATTTTACTTTTGCAGATATGAAGAAAATTAAGCGCGAGAATTTAGGGGATGTTGTCCCCCTGGAGCTATTTAGAACGATAAGGCTGATTGGTCTATATCAAGCGCTGCCGGCGAATGGAAAAGCTACGACAGTGACTATAGGCCGGAAAATCGGTGAAGAGCTAGGTGTTACAACAGTTACTGAATTATTCGAGTTATTCGAGAATTTGAAAATAGGCATTCCGACGATTCTTAGCGAAGATGAGAAAGGGATGACGGTCGCTGTACATGATTGCTTCTGCGAAGGGCTGCCGGTTATGGAAGGCAAAATGGTCTGTGATCTGGAGGGAGCTATTATGGAAGGAGCGCTTACCAAAATGCGGGGGAAACGTGTTTCCGTCAAGGAAGTAAAGTGTAATGTTCATGGTGATGATTATTGTGAGTACCAAGTAAGGTATTGA
- a CDS encoding bifunctional diguanylate cyclase/phosphodiesterase produces MNMYSDNDSQNVDGKLERTLFELDDIIYALDESSIVAKTDAKGVITYVNDKFCAISKYTKEELIGKTHRIINSGYHPGEFFQEMWQTIAQGNIWQGEVKNKTKNGEYYWVDTTIIPSLRNGKPFQYIAIRSDITERKQVEGELKQTLKELSDIQYALDESTIVAKTDGRGVITYVNDRFCEISKYSREELIGQTHRVINSGYHPKSFFREMWQTIAQGNIWRGDVKNKAKDGNYYWVTTTIVPFVTEGEPIQYIAIRTDITDQKRNEELHRDREELLSTTLNCIGDGIITTDQWGKVTFLNPVAKAITGWSFEDAEGLDISDLFMLINEYTRERVENPIYNALRQGKSVGIDINTLLINKNGVEIPIDDSAAPITDSNDKVIGVVLVFRDMIERKRYEEQLKYNALHDMLTGLPNRRLFRERLSNAIIHAQHNQESIAVLFLDLDRFKFVNDTLGHDVGDTLLINTADRLLRIVGTRGMVSRIGGDEFTIILVKITKEEVAEIAQRIVSVFSHSIVNKVEEITLTLSIGISMYPLDGEDLGMLIKNADTAMYFSKEKGRNLYQFFTSDMNEILNHKRILENALSYAIERNELELYFQPKYNLTTGRITGVEALSRWNHSERGIISPVEFIPIAEETGLIVSIGEWVLHEACKQLKQWERQFELLLPLSINLSKRQFYDKNLISTITRILEETGVNPHDLELEVTESIMERADDGLVILSQLKQLGFIISMDDFGTGYSSLSYLKKLPIDTMKIDRSFINETDTNHIDYKILTTIIRLAQSMEMNIIAEGIESEIQQAALLELGCTEGQGFLFSKPLNIEDFNKFYNEVNIGRS; encoded by the coding sequence ATGAACATGTATTCTGACAACGATAGTCAAAATGTAGATGGAAAGTTGGAACGAACTCTTTTTGAACTTGATGATATTATTTATGCATTAGATGAATCCTCAATCGTAGCCAAAACGGATGCTAAAGGTGTAATTACCTATGTCAACGATAAATTCTGTGCCATTTCCAAATATACCAAAGAAGAGTTGATCGGTAAAACTCATCGAATTATTAACTCTGGGTATCATCCTGGGGAATTTTTCCAAGAGATGTGGCAAACTATTGCGCAAGGAAACATCTGGCAAGGGGAAGTTAAGAATAAGACTAAGAATGGCGAGTACTATTGGGTAGATACGACAATTATTCCTTCTCTGAGAAATGGCAAACCTTTTCAATATATTGCCATTCGCTCTGATATTACTGAACGCAAGCAAGTGGAGGGAGAATTAAAACAGACTCTAAAAGAGCTGTCTGATATCCAATATGCCTTGGATGAATCAACGATCGTAGCCAAAACAGATGGAAGAGGAGTCATTACTTATGTGAATGATCGATTCTGTGAGATTTCTAAATACTCACGAGAAGAATTGATTGGGCAGACTCATCGAGTCATTAATTCCGGGTATCATCCTAAGTCATTTTTCCGCGAGATGTGGCAGACCATTGCTCAAGGGAATATCTGGCGAGGGGATGTTAAGAATAAGGCGAAAGATGGCAACTACTATTGGGTGACAACAACGATTGTTCCCTTCGTAACAGAAGGAGAACCCATTCAATATATTGCCATTCGCACAGATATTACAGATCAGAAGCGGAATGAAGAATTGCATCGTGATCGTGAAGAATTACTGTCCACGACGCTGAATTGTATTGGTGACGGAATCATTACGACGGATCAATGGGGAAAAGTGACCTTTTTAAATCCGGTTGCCAAGGCTATTACAGGCTGGAGTTTCGAAGATGCGGAAGGCCTTGATATTTCTGATTTGTTCATGCTCATTAATGAATATACCAGAGAGCGAGTAGAAAATCCTATATATAATGCCCTTCGTCAAGGCAAGAGCGTGGGGATTGATATCAATACCCTTCTAATTAATAAAAATGGCGTAGAGATTCCAATAGATGATAGTGCTGCACCCATTACGGATAGTAATGACAAGGTGATCGGCGTTGTTCTTGTATTTCGTGACATGATTGAGCGTAAACGCTACGAAGAACAATTGAAATATAATGCTTTGCATGACATGTTAACAGGGTTGCCCAATCGCAGGCTTTTTAGAGAACGTCTATCGAATGCCATTATTCATGCTCAGCATAATCAAGAGAGTATTGCCGTCTTGTTTCTTGATTTGGACCGCTTTAAATTTGTGAATGATACCCTAGGACATGATGTTGGTGATACCCTACTGATCAATACAGCAGATAGGCTATTAAGAATTGTGGGTACAAGAGGCATGGTTTCAAGAATTGGTGGTGATGAATTTACGATCATCCTGGTGAAAATTACGAAAGAAGAAGTTGCTGAAATAGCCCAAAGGATTGTTAGTGTATTCTCACATTCTATTGTCAATAAGGTGGAGGAAATCACCCTCACGTTGAGTATCGGGATTAGCATGTATCCACTCGATGGCGAGGATTTAGGAATGCTAATTAAGAATGCTGATACAGCGATGTACTTTTCCAAAGAAAAGGGCAGAAATCTATACCAATTCTTCACCTCAGATATGAACGAGATCCTTAACCATAAACGCATTCTTGAGAACGCTCTAAGTTACGCCATTGAACGAAATGAACTAGAGCTTTATTTTCAACCCAAATATAATTTGACTACAGGCAGAATTACAGGAGTGGAGGCTTTGAGCCGCTGGAACCATTCAGAAAGAGGGATTATTTCCCCAGTCGAATTTATCCCCATCGCCGAAGAGACAGGTCTTATTGTGTCCATAGGAGAATGGGTTCTTCATGAAGCCTGCAAACAACTGAAACAATGGGAAAGACAATTTGAATTGTTGTTGCCTCTTTCCATTAATCTGTCCAAACGGCAGTTCTATGATAAGAACTTAATCTCAACGATTACACGTATTCTGGAAGAGACCGGTGTGAACCCTCATGATTTGGAGTTGGAAGTCACTGAAAGTATTATGGAAAGAGCGGATGACGGTCTCGTAATATTAAGTCAACTTAAGCAATTGGGTTTCATCATTTCAATGGATGATTTTGGGACGGGTTATTCCTCGCTAAGTTATCTTAAGAAACTTCCCATTGACACGATGAAGATTGACCGCTCATTTATTAATGAGACAGATACAAATCATATCGATTACAAAATACTGACAACTATTATTCGCTTAGCCCAAAGTATGGAGATGAATATTATTGCCGAAGGCATTGAGTCCGAAATACAGCAGGCAGCGCTGCTAGAGTTAGGGTGTACGGAAGGGCAGGGATTTCTTTTCTCCAAGCCTTTGAATATAGAGGATTTCAATAAATTTTATAATGAGGTGAACATTGGCCGAAGCTAA
- the rd gene encoding rubredoxin encodes MTKYICQPCGYIYDPALGDPDEDVMPGTTFEDLPEDWVCPVCGEDTSHFAPVEDK; translated from the coding sequence ATGACAAAATATATATGCCAGCCCTGCGGATATATCTACGATCCAGCATTGGGGGACCCTGACGAAGACGTTATGCCAGGTACTACTTTTGAAGATCTGCCCGAGGACTGGGTCTGCCCAGTCTGCGGTGAGGACACCAGCCATTTTGCGCCTGTTGAAGATAAATAG
- a CDS encoding universal stress protein, translating to MKQHIIVPFDNSDSAREALHVAIDMAQKYKEKILLLNVQSKFTTPHTKVFFNDSDMRDYQLTLYEEAIASGVRLLEESGIEFEAKLLIGFAQDEIFKEAEHQQIRCIVMGSRGHSAFVGSVLGSVSQGVLYRANCPVMVVPSK from the coding sequence ATGAAACAACATATTATTGTACCGTTTGATAATTCTGATAGTGCGCGGGAAGCTCTGCACGTTGCCATCGATATGGCGCAGAAGTATAAAGAAAAGATTTTATTATTAAATGTCCAGTCAAAATTCACCACTCCCCATACCAAGGTTTTTTTCAACGATTCGGATATGAGGGACTACCAACTAACATTATATGAAGAAGCTATAGCTTCAGGCGTCCGTCTTCTAGAAGAATCCGGTATCGAATTCGAAGCGAAGCTATTGATAGGCTTTGCCCAAGACGAAATCTTTAAAGAAGCTGAACATCAGCAGATCCGCTGCATCGTTATGGGATCGCGTGGGCATAGCGCTTTCGTGGGCAGTGTGCTCGGCAGTGTAAGCCAAGGTGTCCTTTACCGGGCAAACTGTCCAGTCATGGTTGTGCCTAGCAAGTGA
- a CDS encoding iron-sulfur cluster biosynthesis family protein gives MKIELNALTIERLRESLGGQAGYFKLFVDTEGCGCNGVIVILIVSKPDITDIEVQTEPFSFFVDRQQADLFDESMRLVADENYPSYKLVSDSTLFSSNIRTRDIR, from the coding sequence ATGAAGATAGAACTAAACGCACTGACCATAGAGAGATTAAGAGAGAGTCTTGGCGGCCAAGCTGGATATTTCAAGCTGTTTGTGGACACTGAAGGCTGTGGCTGTAATGGTGTCATTGTAATCCTGATAGTAAGCAAACCGGACATTACAGATATTGAAGTACAAACTGAGCCTTTTTCATTTTTTGTCGACCGACAGCAAGCGGATTTATTTGATGAATCAATGCGACTTGTTGCTGATGAGAATTATCCTTCATACAAGTTAGTTAGCGATTCCACTTTATTCAGCAGTAATATCCGAACAAGAGATATTCGTTAA
- a CDS encoding response regulator, which yields MTKVLIVDDAAFIRSHLKLLLESNGFEVVGEAENGKEALGKIQELRPDIVTLDITMPEMDGIECMLEINKMDYSPVVIMISALGQELAVQKAIMNGAKGFIVKPYKSEAVIKNLNKFRI from the coding sequence ATGACTAAAGTATTGATTGTGGATGATGCTGCTTTTATAAGATCACATCTTAAGCTGTTGCTGGAGAGTAATGGCTTCGAGGTAGTTGGGGAAGCTGAAAATGGAAAAGAGGCTCTGGGGAAAATTCAAGAACTGAGGCCGGATATCGTCACTCTTGACATAACTATGCCTGAAATGGACGGGATTGAATGTATGCTGGAGATCAATAAAATGGATTATTCCCCTGTTGTAATCATGATTTCTGCATTAGGACAGGAATTGGCTGTGCAGAAGGCAATAATGAATGGTGCCAAAGGATTTATTGTAAAGCCATACAAAAGTGAAGCTGTAATAAAGAATTTGAATAAGTTCAGAATATAA
- a CDS encoding FAD-dependent oxidoreductase, giving the protein MTEKHYVIVGSGVAAVHAAKAIRDHDGEAAISIFGEENTLPYNRIKLSKGLFTDLHSEKILIKKEKWYQTNNIKIQHGTTITAIDPKDKVVVTTDGQDVAYHRLLLCTGASNRKLPIAGAMLRNVHNIRDLNDADQLKDSLVNGDRICVIGGGVQGVETAWSFIEAGYAVTIVEAAPRLMGRQLDEQASNILLQKILEFGANVRLGLGVKCITGNDCVQGVELEDGSILPCEHVVYSIGIVPNTALAGQAGIGVQGGILVNENMQTSDPSVYAAGDAAEFQGRVEGLWGGAMEQGRIAGINMTGSSIAYERAVPVTLFNAFEMYLFSIGLVDEQQCDTSVVPTDSESYTRIFIKDDLIAGVISFQGVAASLPYKTAIEQGTKYDTFNNKES; this is encoded by the coding sequence ATGACGGAGAAACATTATGTTATTGTCGGCAGCGGAGTTGCTGCTGTTCATGCCGCCAAAGCAATCAGGGATCATGACGGTGAAGCGGCCATCTCTATTTTTGGGGAGGAGAATACTCTTCCATATAATAGAATCAAACTATCCAAAGGATTGTTCACAGATTTGCACAGCGAGAAGATATTAATCAAGAAGGAAAAATGGTATCAGACAAACAACATTAAGATCCAACACGGAACAACCATTACTGCGATTGATCCCAAGGATAAAGTAGTTGTAACTACAGATGGACAGGATGTTGCCTACCATAGACTGCTCCTGTGCACAGGTGCAAGTAACCGGAAGCTGCCCATAGCCGGAGCCATGCTGCGCAATGTCCATAATATTAGGGATTTAAACGATGCAGACCAGCTCAAAGACAGCTTGGTGAATGGCGATCGCATCTGTGTAATCGGTGGTGGTGTGCAGGGCGTAGAGACTGCCTGGTCCTTTATCGAAGCTGGTTATGCGGTAACGATTGTGGAAGCAGCCCCCCGCCTAATGGGCCGACAGCTGGATGAGCAGGCTTCTAATATACTATTGCAAAAAATTCTCGAATTCGGAGCAAATGTCCGGCTGGGACTGGGTGTCAAATGTATTACAGGAAACGATTGTGTGCAGGGTGTGGAGCTGGAGGATGGTTCCATTCTGCCTTGTGAGCATGTCGTATACTCGATAGGGATTGTACCGAATACGGCCCTTGCAGGTCAAGCTGGTATTGGGGTGCAGGGTGGTATTCTTGTGAATGAGAATATGCAGACGAGTGATCCTTCTGTATATGCTGCAGGTGATGCCGCTGAATTTCAGGGTCGGGTGGAAGGATTGTGGGGCGGTGCAATGGAGCAAGGAAGAATTGCTGGAATCAATATGACCGGCAGCTCTATTGCCTATGAGCGTGCAGTTCCTGTCACTTTGTTCAATGCTTTTGAAATGTACCTGTTCTCTATCGGTCTAGTGGATGAACAGCAATGCGACACTAGTGTTGTCCCTACGGATAGTGAATCGTATACTCGAATATTTATAAAGGATGACTTAATTGCGGGAGTGATTTCATTTCAAGGTGTGGCTGCTTCCCTTCCCTATAAGACAGCGATTGAACAAGGGACCAAGTACGATACATTCAATAATAAGGAGAGCTAA
- a CDS encoding FprA family A-type flavoprotein, whose amino-acid sequence MEAGFEIAKDIYWVGKIDKREVPFHRLLLTKGTTYNSYLLKTGKPTVIDTVDMEFGREYAERIAELIDPLDIQYIVINHTEPDHSGGLAALASKATNATIVCTEIAVPEIQQMYKLQHRDFLVVKDGDQLDIGGKTLLFKETPYLHTEETMITYCMEDKILFPCDIFSTHVAVNQLFADQASYDITEDYIGYYQAIIHPHRRYVRTLMDAVKDLEIEMIAPSHGFILRNDIAKYIDLYATLSSETTEGKKVAIVYVTIKNSTKKMAHILRDCFQENNIEVELWDADKAEEQDILNSIAAADAVFIGSSTKYADMTGNLESILRKLGSLNLDGKLAAAFGSYGWSGEAIEVVQDYLNGTTMTVQSTSHVIKTTGMTHVEFPIRVRFSPKEEEQIRKIKNAAEFVSDLLLSAI is encoded by the coding sequence ATGGAAGCAGGATTTGAAATCGCGAAGGATATTTACTGGGTCGGCAAAATAGATAAGCGTGAGGTACCTTTTCACCGCCTTCTCTTAACTAAAGGCACTACGTACAACTCCTATTTGCTCAAGACTGGCAAGCCGACAGTTATTGATACCGTGGATATGGAATTTGGCAGAGAATATGCAGAGCGTATAGCTGAGTTAATAGATCCGTTGGACATTCAGTATATTGTGATTAATCATACAGAACCTGATCACTCCGGCGGTCTGGCTGCACTCGCCTCTAAAGCTACGAATGCTACTATTGTCTGCACGGAAATTGCTGTGCCAGAGATTCAACAGATGTACAAGCTGCAGCACCGTGATTTTCTGGTGGTGAAGGATGGCGATCAGCTTGATATCGGCGGGAAGACACTCCTGTTCAAGGAGACTCCGTATCTTCATACGGAAGAAACGATGATCACCTACTGCATGGAGGATAAAATATTATTTCCCTGTGATATCTTCAGCACACATGTGGCAGTGAATCAGCTGTTCGCGGATCAAGCCAGCTATGATATCACAGAGGATTACATCGGTTATTATCAGGCCATCATTCATCCTCACAGAAGATATGTACGGACATTGATGGATGCAGTTAAGGATCTGGAGATAGAGATGATTGCCCCTTCCCACGGATTTATTCTGCGCAATGATATTGCCAAGTATATCGACCTTTATGCTACGCTCAGTTCCGAGACGACCGAAGGTAAGAAAGTCGCGATTGTCTATGTAACGATTAAGAATAGTACCAAGAAAATGGCGCATATTCTGCGGGATTGTTTTCAGGAAAACAATATAGAGGTTGAGCTATGGGACGCCGATAAGGCTGAAGAGCAGGATATCCTGAACAGCATTGCAGCAGCCGATGCGGTATTCATTGGAAGTTCGACCAAATACGCTGACATGACCGGAAATTTGGAAAGCATTTTACGTAAGCTGGGGTCGCTGAATCTGGATGGAAAGCTGGCTGCAGCCTTTGGTTCCTATGGTTGGAGCGGGGAAGCGATTGAAGTCGTGCAGGACTATCTGAACGGAACTACGATGACAGTACAAAGCACTTCGCATGTAATCAAAACAACAGGAATGACTCATGTGGAGTTTCCTATTCGTGTTCGCTTCTCCCCTAAAGAGGAAGAACAAATTCGCAAGATCAAAAACGCTGCCGAATTCGTTTCTGATCTCCTGCTCAGTGCCATTTAA
- a CDS encoding cupin domain-containing protein, with the protein MEKQGLQAVKDYNEDKFTKRIVFKNGESVVFVLNFMPGQKLPTHQHPGTAVFILVLDGGGTVTVNGEETLLVKDDVISCEGNEQFSFKNTGTLPTSLYVVLSKIPDERYAQNI; encoded by the coding sequence ATGGAAAAACAAGGGCTACAAGCAGTCAAAGACTATAATGAGGACAAATTCACGAAACGGATTGTGTTCAAAAATGGTGAGAGTGTTGTATTTGTACTCAACTTTATGCCAGGACAGAAACTGCCAACACATCAGCATCCAGGGACTGCCGTATTTATTCTTGTGCTTGATGGTGGCGGAACGGTCACGGTAAATGGAGAAGAAACGCTCCTGGTTAAGGATGATGTTATTTCTTGCGAGGGCAACGAGCAGTTCTCTTTTAAGAATACGGGAACTCTTCCTACAAGTCTCTATGTTGTACTAAGTAAAATCCCCGACGAAAGATATGCCCAGAATATATAA
- a CDS encoding glycoside hydrolase family 3 protein gives MKSTATYPFQQIDVPLNERVQDLLSRLTLAEKVSLMPQYQAAIERLGVGGYKHGTEAAHGISWLGKATSFPQPSGLACTWNPELLKEIGAAIGDEARAFYKKNPTVNGLTLWAPTVDMERDPRWGRTEEAYGEDPELTGRLSTSLVQGIQGDHPVYLKAVATLKHFLGNNNEIDRGVGSSSIDPRNMREYYLEAFKPAFLEGGAQSMMTAYNSVNGVPVILHPAVMDIVKGEWEMDGFIVSDAGDLFGIVKDHKYYESFAQSMAESIKNGIDSVTEETDETIKVIHEALDQGLLNEADLDRALANTFRVRFRLGEFDPEELNPYAGIDDSVVLSKEHTKLSLAAAKESIVMLKNENETLPLSKSKLSKVAVIGPLGDEAFRDWYSGTLAYGVTPLQGVIKKLPGKQVAFASGADQIILTSAADGKVLGITGEDGRLAVLSDTLEHGELLRHTAWGWASHTLQSTSRGQYVTLSEAETLTVSADEIYGWYVKETFNLVSDAEGAVTLRTWNDKLISINPDNGTLQVADPDAAVGAHSFNKNIVVDGLQAAVEAAKAAEVAVVFVGNHPLINGKEEIDRPDIVLPEEQENLVKAVYTANPNTVVVIVGSYPISSSWIDEHIPAVLYTSHSGQELGNAVADVLFGDYSPSGKLNMTWYRSVEQLPDLLDYDIIKGKRTYMYFDGEPLYPFGHGLSYAQLSYSSLHLSSKELEQDGTLNISVQVENTGAVDGDEVVQLYVQALASRVKRPIKQLKGFEKVHIAAGQSQTIEFALPVAELAFWDVTREQYCVENGEYAILVGRSSADIQLTEKVSVHGETIPARNLYVSTPAENYDDYEGVYLDECKAGGASIHPVKEGAWIAFNDVLLDKGAVGFEALVSSVKGGSIEIRTESPAGELAGTVSVPSGGVQKWASVVAEATINAATTNVYLVFTGEVLLSRFQFKN, from the coding sequence ATGAAGTCAACTGCTACATATCCATTTCAACAAATTGATGTACCCCTTAATGAACGAGTACAGGATTTGCTCTCCAGATTAACTCTTGCTGAAAAAGTAAGCCTGATGCCTCAGTATCAAGCTGCCATAGAACGGTTGGGTGTTGGTGGCTACAAGCATGGCACAGAAGCAGCGCATGGGATTTCCTGGCTAGGTAAAGCTACTTCTTTTCCGCAGCCAAGCGGACTAGCTTGCACCTGGAATCCAGAGCTGCTGAAAGAAATCGGGGCGGCCATCGGAGATGAGGCCAGAGCCTTTTATAAGAAGAACCCAACGGTAAACGGCCTGACGTTATGGGCGCCAACGGTCGATATGGAACGTGATCCACGCTGGGGCAGAACAGAAGAAGCTTATGGTGAAGACCCGGAGCTGACCGGCCGCTTGAGTACCTCATTGGTGCAAGGCATACAAGGTGATCACCCTGTGTATTTGAAAGCGGTAGCAACGCTTAAGCATTTTCTGGGCAATAACAATGAGATTGATCGCGGAGTTGGCTCATCCAGCATTGATCCACGCAATATGAGAGAGTATTATCTGGAAGCCTTTAAGCCTGCATTTCTTGAGGGTGGCGCTCAATCTATGATGACCGCTTATAACTCGGTGAACGGGGTACCCGTTATTCTCCATCCGGCGGTAATGGATATTGTCAAAGGCGAATGGGAAATGGATGGATTTATCGTCAGTGATGCAGGAGATCTGTTCGGGATTGTTAAGGATCACAAGTATTACGAGTCGTTTGCCCAATCGATGGCGGAATCCATTAAGAACGGGATCGACAGTGTGACCGAGGAGACGGACGAGACCATCAAAGTGATCCACGAAGCATTGGACCAAGGGCTGCTGAATGAAGCGGATTTGGATCGTGCGCTAGCGAATACCTTCAGAGTCCGCTTCCGTCTAGGTGAATTTGATCCTGAGGAATTGAATCCTTATGCCGGAATTGATGATTCTGTTGTACTCAGTAAAGAGCATACCAAGCTCTCGCTTGCGGCGGCGAAAGAGTCTATCGTTATGCTGAAAAATGAAAATGAGACCTTGCCACTTAGCAAAAGTAAACTGTCTAAGGTAGCGGTTATCGGACCCTTGGGCGATGAAGCTTTCAGAGATTGGTATTCTGGAACATTGGCTTACGGAGTGACCCCCTTGCAGGGTGTGATCAAGAAGCTGCCTGGCAAGCAGGTTGCTTTTGCGAGTGGGGCAGACCAAATTATTCTGACTTCGGCAGCAGACGGCAAAGTATTAGGGATTACCGGTGAGGATGGAAGGTTGGCCGTGCTAAGTGATACGCTGGAGCATGGAGAATTGTTGCGCCATACGGCTTGGGGGTGGGCTAGTCATACGTTACAGTCCACCAGTCGGGGACAATATGTAACACTGAGTGAAGCGGAGACGCTTACGGTATCGGCGGATGAAATTTATGGCTGGTATGTGAAGGAAACCTTTAATCTGGTGTCGGACGCGGAGGGTGCTGTAACTCTGCGGACTTGGAATGACAAATTAATCTCCATCAATCCAGACAATGGCACACTTCAGGTTGCTGATCCGGATGCTGCTGTGGGTGCTCATTCTTTTAACAAGAACATTGTTGTTGATGGTCTGCAAGCTGCAGTTGAAGCGGCGAAGGCTGCTGAAGTGGCCGTGGTATTCGTGGGTAACCATCCTTTGATAAATGGCAAAGAGGAGATCGACAGACCGGATATTGTACTGCCGGAGGAGCAGGAGAACTTGGTCAAAGCCGTTTATACAGCTAACCCTAATACGGTTGTAGTTATCGTCGGCAGTTATCCAATCTCCTCCTCGTGGATCGACGAGCATATTCCGGCGGTATTATATACCTCGCATAGCGGACAAGAGCTGGGCAATGCAGTGGCCGATGTGTTGTTCGGAGACTACAGCCCATCCGGTAAACTGAATATGACCTGGTACCGTTCTGTGGAGCAGCTGCCAGATCTTTTGGATTACGATATTATCAAGGGTAAAAGAACCTATATGTACTTTGACGGCGAGCCGCTGTATCCCTTCGGCCACGGGCTGAGTTACGCACAGCTGTCATACAGCAGCCTGCACTTAAGTTCTAAGGAACTGGAGCAGGATGGAACCCTGAATATTTCCGTTCAGGTTGAGAATACCGGAGCCGTCGATGGTGACGAGGTTGTTCAGTTGTATGTTCAAGCCTTAGCCTCCCGGGTCAAACGTCCGATCAAGCAGCTGAAGGGCTTTGAGAAAGTCCATATTGCTGCGGGTCAGTCACAGACGATTGAATTCGCATTGCCGGTGGCTGAGCTAGCATTCTGGGATGTCACCCGTGAGCAATATTGTGTCGAGAATGGAGAATATGCCATCTTGGTGGGCCGTTCCTCGGCGGATATTCAGCTTACCGAGAAGGTAAGCGTTCATGGTGAGACCATTCCTGCCCGCAATCTGTATGTCAGTACTCCAGCGGAGAACTACGATGATTATGAAGGCGTATATCTAGATGAGTGCAAGGCAGGCGGAGCTTCCATCCATCCGGTTAAGGAAGGCGCTTGGATTGCGTTCAATGATGTGCTTTTGGATAAAGGTGCAGTAGGATTTGAGGCATTGGTATCCTCGGTTAAGGGCGGCAGCATCGAGATCAGAACGGAGAGTCCTGCAGGGGAATTGGCGGGAACAGTGAGCGTACCCTCGGGTGGAGTGCAGAAGTGGGCAAGCGTGGTGGCTGAAGCTACTATTAATGCCGCGACCACCAATGTCTATCTGGTCTTTACAGGCGAAGTTCTGCTTAGTCGCTTTCAGTTTAAGAATTAA